The following nucleotide sequence is from Salinispirillum sp. LH 10-3-1.
GACGCCATACCGAAACCGTGGCCGTCCAATCCTTCCTTAGCTGCTTCAATCAACGATGGGTGGTTGGCTAAACCCAGATAATTATTGGCACAAAAATTCAGGACATGACGCCCTTCCGCTACCCTGATATCCCCTTGCTGGGCCGATGTGATGGCGCGCTCATGCTTATACAGGCCGTCGTTTTCGATCTCCGCCAGTGTGGCGTCGAGCTGTTGGTAGAATGCGTTCGACATTGCTTGATTCCTTAGCTTGTACTTGTAGCCACAGTCTAGCAAGGAACACTCTCAGGGCGCAGGAAATGCATTCTAGCGCCCTGAGTATTATGGCAAGCAACGATTACGCTTGACCTGTCTGCACGCGCCACTGCGACGCATAGAAGCCATCATGCGCGATCAATTCTTCATGAGTGCCTTGTTCGACCACCTTGCCGTGCTCAAGTACGACGATTTGATCCGCGTGCACAATGGTCGACAGGCGGTGCGCAATCATGATTACGGTGCGCCCATGGCCGATTTTCTTCAGCGACCGCTGAATGGCTGCCTCAGTTTCGTTATCAACCGCACTGGTTGCTTCATCGAGCACCAAGATTGCCGGGTTTTTTAACAAAGCCCGTGCTAGCGACAAGCGCTGCCGTTGGCCACCCGACAGTCGGACACCACGCTCACCGACCAGGGTATCAATACCCTGTGGCAGACGTTCGATAAACTCCCAGGCTTCGGCCACGCGAGCAGCCTCTAGGATCTCTTCCGTCGGTGCATCGGGGCGACCGTAGGCGATGTTCTCGCGTATACTGCCTTCAAACAAAAACACCTCTTGGCTCACCAAGCCGATGGCCCGGCGCAGGCTGCTCATGCTGAGGCTGTCAATGGCATGACCATCAATGGTGATGCGCCCTTCTGTGGGGTTGTAATAGCGCAACAGTAACTTGATCAGCGTTGACTTACCCGAGCCGGTGGCCCCAACCAGTGCTAACGTATTGCCAGCGGCGACTTCCAAGCTCACGCCATGCAGGCCTTCGTTGGACGATGGGTAGGTAAAGTTGAGCCGCTCAATGGTGACGTGACCGGGCGTACGCTCTGGCAAGGCGGTTAAGCCTTCATCTGGCACCGTAATTCGCAGTCCAAGTAGGTCCAGTATTCGACGTGTACTGGCCATGGCCCTTTCAAACAGGTCTATGGTTTGTGCCAGTCCGGTCAATGGCCACAGCAGGCGTTGCGTTAAAAACACCAGTACGCCGTACGCACCGATGTTCAGTGTACCTTCCAGCGCCATAAAGCCACCGATCACAAAGGTCGCCAGAAAGCCCAGCAGAATTGCCATGCGAATAACGGGTATGAAGGCCGAGCTGATGGCGATGGCTTTGCGGTTGGCCTCGACATAGTCCTCACTCGTCACTCGCAGGCGTTCGGCCTCGCGCAACTCCGCGGTGAAGCTCTTTATGGTGGCCATGCCGCCAATGTTATTAGACAGGCGACTCGACAAACTCCCAACTTTCTCTCGCACATCGTTGTACAGCGGGCCTGCTTTACGCTGGAAAAAGAAGGCGCCCCAAATGATCAAAGGAATGGGGGTAAAAGCAAACAGGGCAATCAGCGGTGACAGCAGGAAGAACACCCCGCCGACCGCCACCACGGTGACGAAGACCTGAATCAGATCATTAGCACCACCATCCAGAAAGCGTTCCAATTGGTTCACATCGTCATTCATCACGGCGACCAAGTCACCAGAGCTGCGTGATTCAAAGAACGCCATGTCCAGCTTCTGCACATGCTCGTAAGCATCTTGTCGCATGTCAGCTTGTAGGCGTTGCGCCAAATTGCGCCACAGAATCATATAGAGGTATTGGAAAATGGACTCGCCCGCCCAGATAAAGAACGTCAACACGGCCAAAATGAAAATTTGTTCCTTCGGCGAGGTAAAGCCCAGTTGAGCAACGAAACTGCGCTCCTGATTCACCACCACGTCGATGGCGATGCCAATGAGTATTTCTGGGGCTATATCAAACAGCTTATTGATGACGGAACAGGTGGTAGCAGCAATGATGCGGCGGCGGTAGCCTTTGGCGTAACGCAGCAAGCGGCCAAGGGCCTGGAAGGAGGAAGTGGTTTCCGATGGCATGCAGACGTCCTTAGTAAAAACCGTAAAGAAGTCTGCATGCTGCCACTGAGCCTTGGAAAAACCAAGGCCACTG
It contains:
- a CDS encoding ABC transporter ATP-binding protein — translated: MPSETTSSFQALGRLLRYAKGYRRRIIAATTCSVINKLFDIAPEILIGIAIDVVVNQERSFVAQLGFTSPKEQIFILAVLTFFIWAGESIFQYLYMILWRNLAQRLQADMRQDAYEHVQKLDMAFFESRSSGDLVAVMNDDVNQLERFLDGGANDLIQVFVTVVAVGGVFFLLSPLIALFAFTPIPLIIWGAFFFQRKAGPLYNDVREKVGSLSSRLSNNIGGMATIKSFTAELREAERLRVTSEDYVEANRKAIAISSAFIPVIRMAILLGFLATFVIGGFMALEGTLNIGAYGVLVFLTQRLLWPLTGLAQTIDLFERAMASTRRILDLLGLRITVPDEGLTALPERTPGHVTIERLNFTYPSSNEGLHGVSLEVAAGNTLALVGATGSGKSTLIKLLLRYYNPTEGRITIDGHAIDSLSMSSLRRAIGLVSQEVFLFEGSIRENIAYGRPDAPTEEILEAARVAEAWEFIERLPQGIDTLVGERGVRLSGGQRQRLSLARALLKNPAILVLDEATSAVDNETEAAIQRSLKKIGHGRTVIMIAHRLSTIVHADQIVVLEHGKVVEQGTHEELIAHDGFYASQWRVQTGQA